In Prescottella soli, a genomic segment contains:
- a CDS encoding alpha/beta fold hydrolase: protein MPIATINGIPLNYQVKGEGDLVVLIMGTGSPGRVWDLHQVPALQAAGYRVCTFDNRGIAPSGESVGGITIEDLVADTAGLIELLGGPAHVIGTSMGARIAQELTLARPELVRKAVFLAGHARMDQFQRTLNEGERELEDSGITLPAKYRAAITALMNLSPATLADQHAARDWLDVFEFSTGKSSPGVRAQLAMDRSFDRAQAYRGITRPCLSVGFADDRMIPPFLSKEVADAIPGAVYQEIPDTGHYGYLERPEAVNKVVLDFLAG, encoded by the coding sequence ATGCCCATCGCCACCATCAACGGAATTCCTCTGAACTACCAGGTCAAGGGTGAGGGCGACCTCGTCGTGTTGATCATGGGTACAGGAAGTCCCGGCCGTGTGTGGGACCTGCACCAGGTGCCGGCGCTGCAGGCGGCGGGCTACCGCGTGTGCACGTTCGACAACCGCGGCATCGCGCCGTCCGGGGAGAGTGTCGGCGGCATCACGATCGAGGACCTGGTGGCCGACACGGCCGGGTTGATCGAGCTGCTCGGCGGCCCCGCTCACGTCATCGGCACGTCGATGGGCGCACGCATCGCGCAGGAGCTGACCCTCGCGCGCCCGGAGCTGGTCCGCAAGGCGGTGTTCCTCGCCGGTCACGCCCGCATGGACCAGTTCCAGCGCACCCTCAACGAGGGCGAGCGCGAGCTCGAGGATTCGGGAATCACCCTGCCGGCGAAGTACCGCGCCGCGATCACCGCGTTGATGAACCTGTCGCCGGCCACGCTCGCCGACCAGCATGCGGCCCGCGACTGGCTCGACGTCTTCGAGTTCTCCACCGGCAAGTCCTCGCCCGGTGTGCGTGCCCAGCTCGCGATGGATCGTAGTTTCGACCGGGCGCAGGCCTACCGCGGCATCACCCGCCCGTGCCTGTCCGTCGGTTTCGCCGACGACCGCATGATCCCGCCCTTCCTGTCGAAGGAGGTGGCCGACGCGATCCCGGGTGCGGTGTATCAGGAGATCCCGGACACCGGGCACTACGGCTACCTCGAGCGCCCGGAGGCAGTGAACAAGGTGGTCCTCGACTTCCTCGCCGGCTAG